The nucleotide window TCATGGCATTGGTTTAGCGACAGTAAAACGAATTATAGAGCGTCACAAAGGATCTGTCTGGGCTTGGGGAGAAGTGGAGAAAGGAGCAACGTTTTACTTTCAATTGCCCTGAATTTTCAAGATTTTTTTTCTTACTCTCTCGCACTTTTATAAAATTTTGTAAACTTTGTTTTCCTAATATAGAAAATATTTTAAGGTTAATATAGAGAAGATTTTAAGCTTTACGTATTCTCACGCAGGTTAATTTTTTAAAATCAAAAAAACTTCAGTATTTTTTCGGAATATTTCTGAGCTTATTTGCAGTAAAACTAAAGTCGAATAACTCAAAAGAGACTAGACTAAGTAATTACTCATGATAAGCAAAGTAATATTGTTAGTAGAAAACAATATAGACGAGCAGGAGTTACTTTTATTTGCTTGTCAGCAGAGCCAATTTCCGATTGATTCCGTAGTTGTTCAAGATGGTGCTGAAGCTTTAGATTATCTGTTAGGTAGAGGCAGTTTCCGTATTGGTCATTCTCGACCAATGCCCGCCCTAGTTTTACTGAATTTGAACTTACCTAAAATTAATGGATTAGAAGTTTTACGCCGTCTGCGGGCGGATGAACAAACCAAAGAAATACCGGTTATTATAATTACTCAATCCCCAGAACCAAAAGAGCTTGCTAAAGACTATTTTGATGGATGTAATAGTTATATTCATAAAACGGTTAATTTTAATGAGTTTCAAGCCAAGATATCTCAAGTCTTGTCCTCTTGTTTAGGATAAATAAACTTTTAATTACAGATTAATAAAATAAAATAAAATAAAATAAAATATGATTAAATTTTATAACTTAGATAAACTGTTAAATTTTGTCAATTATTGTTATCTTTAAAGTTCCAGGACTGATCGACTTTATCTATCTCTAAAGGTAAGCTAGATAAAACTTGATTACTGACATACCAAGCTGTCAAGAAAGAAAGGGGCATACCGACTAGACAACTTAATAAGATGATTACCAATCTTTCTGCTACCTCTTTGGACATATAAATATTAATATTTAAGTTAATATCTTTTTGATTTGATGGCATTAAGTGAATATCCCAGGATTTTTTAGCTTCATTTTTAATTCTCATCGTCATATATCCTATCTCTTAAAATCTATGTAAACAGATGAATAAACGTCAACTGATAGCAGGAGGCAGGGGACAAGAGGTTAAAAGCTTACCCTAATTAGATTTGAGGTCTTATATCTATAAAATGTCCCAATCTATGCTTCGACTGCTATAACTGTTTAGCCAGGGATTTAGCTTAATTTATCTCCTCCTCCTCTTTTATCAGGAAATAATAAAAAAGTGGACAGTAGCTAAGATTGAGGTATTTTTACATTTTTTAATACAATCGACTTTATTCATGCTTCCCTAGGTAGATTAACTTAAAAAAGTAAAAAACTTGATAAAATTTTGGAAATTTTAACTAAAAAAAAAACAAAGTATAGAGTTTATAGTTAATTGATAAAAATCAGAATAATTCGCAAATTAATAGGTAACTTGAGCAAAATCAATCAAAATACTTATATTTTTTCAAGAAGTAACTTATGGCAAAACCGACCGCGAAGGTCAAAAACATCATTAAAGCCCATTTAAAAATCGGAAAAGATAAAACAGAAGAATTAGAAGGAGTAGGAGTCAGAGAAACCGAAGAAATAGCACCTACCGCATCAATATCTGCTCCTCCCCATCCAATCCATTCTTGATCATTCCAAATTCCCTGATGATCTCCCTCGAAAGGATCATCCTTTAATCGAACATAAGAAAAAAAGTCTTCTGTGTGCC belongs to Gloeothece citriformis PCC 7424 and includes:
- a CDS encoding response regulator; translation: MISKVILLVENNIDEQELLLFACQQSQFPIDSVVVQDGAEALDYLLGRGSFRIGHSRPMPALVLLNLNLPKINGLEVLRRLRADEQTKEIPVIIITQSPEPKELAKDYFDGCNSYIHKTVNFNEFQAKISQVLSSCLG